The following are encoded together in the Theileria orientalis strain Shintoku DNA, chromosome 1, complete genome genome:
- a CDS encoding dynein light chain 1 has translation MATPRTDRKPTAQDAVVKNVDMDEEAQAHALKTAEEALSKYEVEKDIAAHIKREFDRTYAPTWHCIVGRNFGSFVTHEKQCFIYFYMGTMAIMLFKNG, from the coding sequence ATGGCAACGCCGAGAACTGACCGGAAGCCGACTGCGCAGGACGCAGTGGTGAAGAACGTGGACATGGACGAGGAGGCGCAGGCGCACGCGCTGAAGACGGCCGAGGAGGCGCTGAGCAAGTACGAAGTGGAGAAGGACATAGCGGCGCACATCAAGAGGGAGTTCGACCGGACGTACGCGCCGACGTGGCACTGCATCGTCGGAAGGAACTTCGGGTCGTTCGTCACGCACGAAAAGCAGTGCTTCATCTACTTCTACATGGGAACGATGGCAATAATGCTCTTTAAAAACGGCTGA
- a CDS encoding uncharacterized protein (Sof1-like protein domain containing protein) translates to MEIRVLHRKRSDYAPEGPNERPKPMRNPDPELHPFSRVRKTAREYTRALIATKMDKMFAKPLISVLEGHIDSVNTMAVSRTRLADLFTGCCKGEVRMWNLLKKQRGKIIGRHEGFVNGLCTNNDGTLLYSCGNDKYLKCWKVRDVSKVEELEDEEAESLREYNKPLIEEYKAKSEPAHAFLSSSILNGLDHHWSSDLIATAGDELDIWDGSRSLPIMKFEWDCQSLYCVKFNPSNVSKKANKSNQFNVLASTGADNSVGLYDIRANTPIRKVILRLRSNAVSWNPQNPINFTVANEDSNLYTFDTRKLQKALIVHKDFTNSVTDVDYSPTGKEFVAASFDKCIRLFTMEGRSREVYSNRRMQNVLCCRFSLDGRFVCSGSSDMCVRIWKSNASEPMGPRTYREQVTLNYRNSLKEKYKALPEIRRIQRHHHVPKLVLKEQKQRQEKITAKRRKEINKALHTKETKIAQEKEKAILNQRE, encoded by the exons atggaAATTAGAGTTTTGCATAGAAAAAGATCAGATTATGCCCCGGAAGGGCCTAACGAAAGGCCGAAACCAATGAGAAATCCGGATCCAGAACTTCACCCATTCTCAAGGGTAAGGAAAACG GCGAGAGAATACACGAGAGCACTTATCGCAACAAAGATGGATAAAATGTTCGCTAAACCGCTAATATCGGTATTAGAAGGACACATAGACTCAGTAAATACAATGGCAGTCAGTAGAACGAGGCTG GCAGATCTGTTCACAGGATGCTGCAAAGGAGAAGTGAGAATGTGGAATCTGCTGAAAAAGCAAAGAGGAAAGATAATAGGAAGGCACGAAGGATTCGTTAACG GTTTATGCACAAATAACGATGGAACTCTTTTGTACTCGTGCGGAAACGATAAGTACCTGAAGTGCTGGAAAGTGAGAGACGTTAGCAAGGTAGAAGAGCTGGAAGACGAGGAAGCAGAGTCATTAAGAGAATATAACAAGCCACTAATAGAAGAATATAAAGCGAAGTCAGAG CCGGCACACGCATTCCTGTCGAGTAGCATACTTAACGGACTGGATCACCACTGGTCAAGTGACCTGATAG CAACAGCAGGAGACGAACTGGACATATGGGACGGGTCAAGAAGCCTACCAATCATGAAGTTCGAATGGGACTGCCAATCACTGTACTGCGTTAAGTTCAACCCATCAAACGTAAGCAAAAAAGCAAATAAAAGTAATCAGTTCAACGTGCTAGCGTCAACAGGAGCAGATAACTCAGTGGGTCTGTACGATATAAGAGCAAACACACCAATAAGAAAAGTTATACTGAGGCTGAGGTCAAACGCAGTGAGCTGGAACCCACAGAATCCAATCAACTTCACAGTGGCGAACGAAGATtctaatttatacacatttgacaCAAGGAAGCTGCAAAAGGCACTAATAGTGCACAAGGACTTCACAAACTCAGT AACGGACGTGGATTACAGCCCAACGGGGAAGGAATTCGTAGCAGCCTCGTTCGACAAATGTATACGGCTGTTCACAATGGAAGGAAGAAGCAGAGAAGTCTACTCAAACAGAAGGATGCAAAACGTGCTGTGTTGCAGATTTTCGCTGGATGGAAGATTCGTATGCTCAGGAAGCTCAGACATGTGCGTGAGAATATGGAAATCAAATGCATCAGAACCGATGGGACCACGAACGTATAGAGAACAAGTGACTTTGAACTATCGAAACTCACTGAAGGAAAAGTATAAAGCATTGCCGGAAATAAGAAGAATTCAGCGACACCACCACGTGCCGAAGCTAGTGCTCAAGGAACAGAAGCAAAGACAGGAGAAGATCACAgcgaaaagaagaaaa GAGATAAATAAGGCACTTCACACGAAGGAGACAAAAATAGCgcaggagaaggagaaagCAATATTGAACCAAAGAGaataa
- a CDS encoding DNA-directed RNA polymerases I, II, and III subunit, with the protein MTTASCVFEDRFLVRSIDNSKFERVSRLSAKSTGFDAELLLDVNSDLLQVNSKAMLHILITNSLLPSGSEVNLSESPDVPSLLGDYEYAMYGKIFKFEEVSSETRTIYASFGGLLMSLTADKQVVADLDLDMKIYILVRRISANR; encoded by the exons ATGACCACCGCTTCTTGCGTTTTTGAGGACCGCTTCTTGGTTCGGTCGATCGACAACTCCAAGTTCGAGCGCGTCTCCAGGCTGAGCGCCAAAAGCACCGGCTTTGACGCCGAACTCCTGCTGGACGTCAATTCTGACCTTTTGCAGGTCAACAGCAAGGCT ATGCTTCACATTCTCATCACGAACTCCTTGCTGCCCAGTGGCTCCGAGGTCAATTTGAGCGAGTCCCCTGACGTTCCCAGCCTCCTCGGGGACTACGAGTATGCCATGTACGGTAAAATCTTCAAGTTCGAGGAAGTCTCCTCAGAAACGCG GACTATTTACGCCTCCTTCGGTGGACTTCTCATGTCCCTCACTGCCGACAAGCAGGTCGTCGCCGACCTCGACCTCGATATGAAGATATACATTTTGGTTAGGCGCATTTCCGCCAACAGATAA
- a CDS encoding eukaryotic translation initiation factor 3 subunit 10: MHNFQKPENALKRAAELRAIGQSDEALTILHSAIGHKFFRIQGWDMVQEQIMLEYVALCIDQDKLRMARDGLHQYRLISQHANVASLGKVIVELLDRAENRLKKIKETVPESEPLKGGIVEDGMEYDESPEALMASTLQVEMRDPATKSLHDVYRFLWEIYKMILDIMRATPKLEKVYHETARKAITFCRENGRLMEFKRLCDVLRGHYSFLLKVQNKPEMECMLKPELHIETRINQLITACDMGMWKEAFNTVEDLYTLGIRDYITKTFQGSVSVLGQQKEKLLKWLAIFYEKLALIFWVSDLHLFHALAVLRYVMHIRMYKKKVAEEEISYLCSKAVLAVLAVPNYQKHSKATEYSTSLATSTYEMQKRMSALLGYNTIPTKESLHSSLALKNVLPLADPNVQKLYELVESSNSMKMCVQMVPLLNKFEEKTSEYAEKVKSVGVNGTGVTNLATIRRSGDDSLYSYYEKIKSVVFHKMLVRLSKVYASMTIEFFTKSLCPPGFYEWNQAEKEIAELVYRGLVHIRFDYTNRVFHFNRSEVNSDTIASIRHQLTDLGKNLYYAMKLLTPGDENKTSEQRRLQLVTMKNNIEKEPSQILTEVKKLCTQTSKVYVKGKTLEELTVDDLIDGVVNYEDLEKAHEEHLLRERQECIKQRKAEVRRVDHFLRAVREADMELYEEYMEKLVKGDTELLMEVKKKREDKYKEDAEAMLQEKNLFKTVMEEKKEWVEEQLAERIEEYEEMRDQQNERFKKMLISEKIARARLRRQEEQMRLEEQRRQEELLRRKEEEEEQRRKQEEEQRKKREQEERRRKLDEIAEIQRQKELEIERRLMGSYEQSTQQRVRPFRQDSYGKQEGYVKQDSFGRQDSYGKQDGYGKQDGFVKQDSFGRQDSYGKQDGYGKQDGFVRQDSFGRQGYGKQREEHKEGMTRTASREEKFTRTLREDGIENHNVKETLTRELSREKGTRDGIREGYTRNNNVQREGDSSEDWRNEIKKNENKQYRGFNKKIVKKLSDDEGSWRR; encoded by the exons ATGCATAACTTTCAGAAGCCAGAAAACGCCCTGAAGAGGGCAGCAGAGCTGAGAGCAATAGGACAGAGCGACGAAGCACTGACAATACTGCACTCAGCAATAGGACACAAGTTCTTCAGAATACAGGGATGGGACATGGTGCAGGAGCAGATAATGCTGGAGTACGTGGCACTGTGCATAGACCAGGACAAGCTGAGAATGGCAAGAGACGGACTGCACCAGTACCGCCTAATCTCACAGCACGCAAACGTCGCCTCGCTGGGAAAGGTAATCGTAGAGTTGCTGGATAGAGCGGAGAATAGACTGAAGAAAATTAAGGAGACGGTGCCGGAAAGTGAACCACTGAAGGGAGGAATAGTGGAGGACGGAATGGAGTACGACGAGTCGCCAGAAGCACTGATGGCAAGCACACTGCAAGTGGAAATGAGAGACCCAGCAACGAAATCACTGCACGACGTGTACAGGTTCCTCTGGGagatatataaaatgatacTGGACATCATGAGAGCGACGCCGAAGCTGGAAAAGGTGTACCACGAAACAGCAAGAAAAGCAATCACGTTCTGCAGAGAAAACGGAAGACTGATGGAATTTAAGAGACTGTGCGACGTGCTGAGAGGGCATTACTCGTTTCTCTTGAAGGTGCAGAATAAGCCGGAGATGGAGTGCATGCTGAAGCCAGAGCTGCACATAGAGACGAGAATCAACCAGCTAATCACAGCGTGCGACATGGGGATGTGGAAGGAAGCATTTAACACAGTGGAGGACCTATATACGCTTGGAATCAGAGATTACATCACGAAGACGTTCCAAGGCTCAGTCTCAGTGCTGGGAcagcagaaggagaagctgctgaagtgGCTGGCAATATTCTACGAAAAACTGGCGCTGATCTTCTGGGTGTCAGACCTGCACCTATTCCACGCACTGGCAGTGCTGAGATACGTGATGCACATCAGAATGTacaagaagaaggtggCGGAGGAGGAGATAAGCTACCTGTGCTCGAAGGCAGTGCTGGCAGTGTTGGCAGTGCCGAACTACCAAAAGCACTCGAAGGCGACGGAGTACTCGACGTCGCTGGCGACCTCGACCTACGAGATGCAGAAGAGAATGTCAGCACTGCTGGGCTATAACACAATACCGACGAAGGAGTCGCTGCACTCGTCGCTGGCACTGAAGAATGTGCTGCCGCTGGCAGACCCGAACGTGCAGAAGCTGTACGAACTGGTGGAAAGCAGCAACTCGATGAAAATGTGTGTGCAAATGGTTCCACTGCTTAACAAGTTCGAAGAGAAGACATCAGAATACGCAGAGAAGGTGAAGAGTGTGGGCGTAAACGGAACAGGAGTGACGAACCTGGCAACAATAAGAAGGTCAGGAGACGATAGTCTGTACTCCTACTACGAGAAGATCAAGAGCGTGGTCTTCCACAAGATGCTGGTGAGACTGTCGAAAGTGTACGCGTCAATGACAATAGAGTTCTTCACGAAGTCGTTATGTCCACCAGGATTCTACGAGTGGAACCAGGCGGAAAAGGAAATCGCAGAACTGGTGTACAGAGGCCTGGTGCACATAAGGTTCGACTACACGAACAGAGTGTTCCACTTCAACCGCTCGGAAGTTAACTCGGACACAATAGCGTCAATAAGGCACCAGCTGACAGACCTGGGAAAAAATCTGTACTACGCAATGAAACTGCTGACCCCAGGAGACGAGAATAAGACGAGTGAGCAGAGAAGATTGCAGCTGGTGACaatgaaaaataacatagaaAAGGAAC CATCGCAAATACTGACGGAAGTTAAAAAGTTGTGCACGCAAACGTCTAAGGTGTACGTTAAGGGGAAGACGCTGGAAGAGTTGACAGTAGATGACCTGATCGACGGAGTAGTCAACTacgaggacctggaaaaaGCACACGAAGAACACCTGCTGAGAGAACGACAAGAATGCATAAAGCAGAGAAAGGCAGAAGTGAGAAGAGTAGATCACTTTTTGAGAGCAGTGAGAGAAGCGGACATGGAGCTGTACGAAGAGTACATGGAAAAGCTGGTCAAGGGAGACACGGAGTTGCTGATGGaagtgaagaagaagagagaaGACAAGTACAAGGAGGACGCAGAAGCAATGCTGCAAGAAAAAAACCTGTTCAAAACAGTCatggaagaaaagaaggagTGGGTGGAAGAACAATTGGCAGAAAGAATAGAAGAGTACGAAGAGATGAGAGATCAGCAGAATGAAAGATTTAAGAAGATGCTCATCTCAGAAAAAATAGCAAGAGCAAGACTGAG AAGACAAGAAGAACAAATGAGGTTGGAAGAACAAAGAAGACAAGAAGAGTTGCTGAGAaggaaggaagaagaggaagaacaGAGAAGAAAACAGGAGGAGGAACAGAGGAAAAAGAGGGAACAGGAGGAACGCAGAAGAAAGTTGGACGAAATAGCGGAAATACAGCGCCAGAAGGAACTGGAAATAGAAAGAAGGTTAATGGGATCGTACGAACAGAGCACACAGCAGAGAGTGAGACCCTTTAGACAGGACAGCTACGGTAAGCAGGAAGGATACGTGAAGCAGGATAGCTTTGGAAGGCAGGATAGCTATGGAAAGCAGGATGGCTATGGAAAGCAGGACGGATTCGTGAAGCAGGATAGCTTTGGAAGGCAGGATAGCTATGGAAAGCAGGATGGCTATGGAAAGCAGGACGGATTCGTCAGACAGGACAGCTTCGGAAGACAAGGTTATGGAAAACAAAGAGAAGAGCACAAGGAAGGAATGACGAGAACCGCGTCGAGAGAAGAAAAGTTCACAAGAACGTTGAGAGAAGACGGAATAGAAAACCATAACGTAAAGGAAACGCTGACGAGAGAACTGAGCAGAGAAAAGGGAACACGAGATGGAATCAGAGAAGGATACACAAGAAACAACAACGTCCAGAGAGAAGGAGACTCGTCGGAGGACTGGAGAAacgaaattaaaaaaaatgaaaataaacagtaCAGaggatttaataaaaaaatagtcAAAAAGCTGAGCGACGACGAAGGAAGCTGGCGAAGATGA